The following coding sequences lie in one Deltaproteobacteria bacterium genomic window:
- a CDS encoding MarR family transcriptional regulator produces the protein MSIPADAAFTDKQGQYLAFIYLYTKLHRRPPAEADMQEYFEVTPPVVHSMVVTLEKRGLIRREPGRARTIEILVPPAQLPELR, from the coding sequence ATGTCGATCCCCGCCGACGCCGCATTCACCGACAAGCAAGGCCAGTACCTCGCCTTCATCTACCTCTACACCAAGCTCCATCGCCGGCCCCCCGCAGAGGCCGACATGCAGGAGTACTTCGAGGTCACGCCCCCGGTCGTGCACTCGATGGTCGTCACCCTCGAGAAGCGCGGCCTGATTCGACGTGAACCCGGCCGCGCTCGAACCATCGAGATCCTCGTGCCGCCTGCGCAGCTCCCAGAGCTGCGTTAA
- a CDS encoding IS5 family transposase — protein sequence MVVSCSTRSSGCCELGLRGETYRSASAHGRPPGTSSTSGRRTRRSTAYFGDCGASPSRTTRTPPSCGASTGHRFELRAAAAAGGKRSDPQEPADHALGRSRGGWGTKIHILCDVEGHPLHFELSAGQAHDGPMLAPVLQGADEALHDDRGVVMEWPLALAGDKGYRAEWIDRYLLALGITPVIPTKHNETRALRPVAFNKRLYRRRSIVECLIGWLKESRRVVTRFEKTAINFGGMVRLAFIHRYLRIFGA from the coding sequence ATCGTCGTCTCATGCTCGACGCGATCTTCTGGGTGTTGCGAACTGGGGCTCCGTGGCGAGACCTACCGGAGTGCTTCGGCCCATGGTCGACCGCCTGGGACTTCTTCGACAAGTGGACGAAGGACGAGACGTTCGACCGCGTACTTCGGCGATTGCGGAGCATCGCCGTCCCGCACGACGCGGACCCCTCCGAGTTGTGGTGCATCGACGGGACATCGATTCGAGCTGCGCGCTGCAGCAGCGGCGGGGGGAAAAAGATCCGATCCGCAGGAGCCAGCGGATCACGCTCTGGGGCGCTCCCGCGGGGGCTGGGGCACGAAGATCCACATCCTGTGTGACGTTGAGGGCCACCCACTCCACTTCGAGCTCAGCGCCGGACAAGCCCACGACGGACCGATGCTCGCGCCGGTCCTTCAAGGTGCTGACGAAGCACTGCATGATGATCGAGGTGTCGTCATGGAGTGGCCGTTGGCACTCGCAGGCGACAAGGGCTACCGCGCGGAGTGGATCGATAGGTATCTCCTCGCCCTGGGGATCACACCGGTGATCCCCACGAAGCACAACGAGACTCGAGCGCTGCGCCCGGTCGCCTTCAACAAGCGCCTCTACAGGCGCCGCAGCATCGTCGAGTGCCTCATCGGCTGGCTCAAGGAGTCGCGACGCGTGGTGACCCGCTTCGAGAAGACCGCCATCAACTTCGGCGGGATGGTCCGGCTTGCCTTCATCCACCGCTATCTACGCATCTTCGGGGCTTGA
- a CDS encoding FixH family protein, which yields MLRTARARTAAAFLLVLDAAACGASGELGAPCELGSDCDDGLLCDRHAARGSCQPPHEDANEPPLPTGGCAAETRAQQYELGLEGDGAWARVRFVDAMPAPPRRGDNVWVVDIHDDAGMPLDDLEILVDPYMPDHAHGTAIRCEVTPEGTPGRYRLEPVNLFMPGLWQVTLTVRDEVDEDAIVFSFCVDA from the coding sequence GTGCTCCGCACCGCACGAGCCCGCACGGCCGCGGCGTTCTTGTTGGTCCTTGACGCCGCGGCTTGCGGGGCCTCGGGCGAGCTCGGCGCCCCGTGCGAGCTCGGCAGCGACTGCGACGACGGCCTCTTGTGCGATCGTCATGCCGCGCGGGGCAGCTGCCAGCCGCCCCACGAAGACGCGAACGAACCCCCGCTGCCCACCGGCGGCTGTGCAGCCGAGACCCGGGCACAGCAGTACGAGCTCGGCCTCGAGGGCGATGGTGCGTGGGCGCGCGTGCGCTTCGTCGATGCGATGCCGGCCCCGCCCCGCAGGGGCGACAACGTGTGGGTCGTCGACATCCACGACGACGCCGGCATGCCGCTCGACGACCTCGAGATCCTCGTCGATCCGTACATGCCCGATCACGCCCACGGCACCGCGATCCGCTGCGAGGTCACCCCCGAAGGCACCCCGGGTCGCTACCGCCTCGAGCCGGTGAACCTGTTCATGCCAGGCCTGTGGCAGGTCACCCTGACGGTGCGCGACGAGGTCGACGAGGACGCGATCGTGTTCTCGTTCTGCGTCGACGCGTGA
- a CDS encoding S8 family serine peptidase, which translates to MPSPLSLLLSSAFVAAPASTPEPGMATWVWLDSKGVEATPQALAQRADELSPRALARRRRARGDLGVDARDLAIAPARLAAIAATGARIRVVSRWLGAVSVEADAATRARLRALPWVRQLAPVAAGHRGEPRLTGTPHDAGGVDPTYGVAFDQLQQIGVPELHACGLSGDGVVVGVLDSGFVLDHAAFAGLDVIAAHDFIHDDDIVADELDDVPGQHNHGTWVLSLLTGHVDGLYSGAAPGISVLLAKTEDISQEQPIEEDYYVAGLEWIESMGADMSTASLGYFAWYGPEQLDGHTAVTTQAAVIALDNGLIMFESMGNAGPAPTSLGAPSDADRLVAVGAVQPDGVLADFSSRGPTSDGRIKPDVCGPGHPAWVVDLATPDQYGQASGTSLAAPLVAGVGALLLQAYPELGPQEMVDLLRDTASRAAMPDNDYGWGIVQGPAAAGLYCTCHDVDDDGAWDLGCGGDDCDDLDDTTQPGAPEQCDGRDNDCDGTVPAEEDDVDGDGVRACAGDCDDDDPAVHPGAIEACGDARDGDCDGLADADDPDCAAPGTTGSDDSGGGHGSSSAATSDDATGGELDTSAAGSSDGGPAAAGDGGGCACDAAGGHTCGAAPALWMLWLRRRTRPRRR; encoded by the coding sequence ATGCCATCGCCACTGTCGCTGCTCCTGTCGAGTGCGTTCGTCGCCGCGCCCGCGTCCACGCCGGAGCCGGGGATGGCGACGTGGGTGTGGCTCGACAGCAAGGGCGTGGAGGCGACGCCACAGGCACTGGCGCAGCGGGCCGACGAGCTGTCGCCGCGGGCGCTCGCGCGTCGCCGTCGCGCGCGAGGTGATCTCGGCGTGGACGCGCGCGACCTCGCGATCGCGCCCGCACGCCTTGCCGCGATTGCAGCCACCGGCGCCCGCATCCGCGTGGTCTCGCGCTGGCTCGGGGCCGTCAGCGTCGAGGCCGACGCGGCCACCCGCGCACGGCTGCGCGCGCTGCCGTGGGTGCGCCAGCTCGCGCCGGTCGCCGCGGGGCATCGCGGCGAGCCAAGACTGACCGGCACGCCGCACGACGCAGGCGGCGTCGACCCGACCTACGGCGTGGCCTTCGATCAGCTGCAACAGATCGGTGTTCCCGAGCTGCATGCGTGCGGGCTGAGCGGCGACGGCGTGGTCGTGGGCGTGCTCGACAGCGGCTTCGTGCTCGACCACGCCGCGTTCGCCGGGCTCGACGTGATCGCCGCCCACGACTTCATCCACGACGACGACATCGTCGCCGACGAGCTCGACGACGTGCCCGGACAGCACAACCACGGCACCTGGGTGCTGTCGCTGCTCACGGGCCATGTCGACGGGCTCTACAGCGGCGCGGCGCCGGGCATCTCGGTGCTGCTCGCGAAGACCGAGGACATCAGCCAAGAGCAGCCGATCGAAGAGGACTACTACGTCGCGGGCCTCGAGTGGATCGAGTCGATGGGCGCGGACATGTCGACCGCGTCGCTGGGCTACTTCGCCTGGTATGGCCCCGAGCAGCTCGACGGCCACACCGCCGTGACGACGCAGGCGGCCGTGATCGCGCTCGACAACGGCCTCATCATGTTCGAGTCCATGGGTAACGCCGGCCCCGCGCCGACCTCCCTCGGCGCACCGTCCGATGCCGATCGGCTCGTCGCCGTCGGTGCGGTGCAGCCCGATGGCGTGCTCGCCGACTTCTCGTCGCGCGGACCCACGAGCGACGGCCGCATCAAACCCGACGTGTGCGGACCGGGCCATCCGGCGTGGGTCGTCGATCTCGCGACCCCCGATCAGTATGGTCAAGCCTCGGGCACCAGCCTCGCGGCCCCATTGGTCGCCGGTGTCGGCGCGCTGTTGCTGCAGGCGTATCCCGAACTCGGCCCGCAGGAGATGGTCGACCTGCTGCGCGACACTGCGAGTCGAGCCGCGATGCCCGACAACGACTACGGCTGGGGCATCGTGCAGGGACCTGCGGCCGCTGGGCTGTACTGCACCTGCCACGACGTCGACGACGACGGCGCATGGGACCTCGGGTGCGGTGGCGACGACTGCGACGACCTCGACGACACCACACAGCCCGGCGCGCCTGAGCAGTGCGATGGTCGCGACAACGACTGCGATGGCACGGTGCCCGCCGAAGAAGACGATGTCGACGGCGACGGCGTGCGGGCTTGCGCCGGCGACTGCGATGACGACGACCCGGCCGTGCATCCCGGCGCGATCGAGGCCTGTGGCGATGCTCGCGACGGTGACTGCGATGGTCTCGCCGACGCCGACGACCCCGACTGCGCGGCGCCCGGCACCACCGGCTCCGACGACAGCGGCGGTGGCCACGGCAGCAGCAGCGCCGCCACCAGCGACGACGCGACGGGTGGCGAGCTCGACACCTCGGCAGCCGGCTCGAGCGACGGTGGACCCGCGGCCGCCGGCGATGGCGGCGGCTGTGCCTGCGATGCGGCGGGCGGCCACACGTGCGGTGCTGCGCCGGCGCTGTGGATGCTGTGGCTGCGACGACGGACCCGACCACGCCGCCGGTGA
- a CDS encoding GNAT family N-acetyltransferase, giving the protein MRRPVFRTPTETARELFARSPSFELASTTPDGRPVLRTLHGVVLDGALAFHGAPTGEKLEIVGREAVVAVHEVIAALPSYFTDPERACPATTLYESAQAHGVVTQVTEPTRKAAVLQALMTKLQPEGGHAPITADDPRYTPAVRGILILEVRLDEIDGKAKLLQHKGPASRDAIVAALWRRGEPDDALAIERVLAVGDAAQRPAFLRGPADTTLHVALAPGDAAQAADLLADAYWNDIFDHDDLVGAHEGATAWVGAKQGGALVASARAISDGHKHAWIYDVVVRKDQRGRGLGHAVVRLLLDHPRVRRAKRVHLGTRDRMAFYAAMGFVETSTVTRPYRSIDMVLARPR; this is encoded by the coding sequence ATGCGACGCCCGGTGTTCCGCACCCCGACCGAGACCGCGCGCGAGCTGTTCGCGCGCAGCCCGAGCTTCGAACTCGCCTCGACCACGCCCGACGGCCGACCGGTGCTGCGGACGCTGCACGGGGTGGTGCTCGACGGTGCGCTGGCGTTCCACGGCGCGCCCACCGGCGAGAAGCTCGAGATCGTCGGACGCGAGGCGGTGGTCGCCGTGCACGAGGTGATCGCCGCGCTCCCGAGCTACTTCACGGACCCCGAGCGCGCCTGTCCGGCGACCACGCTCTACGAGAGCGCGCAGGCCCACGGCGTCGTGACGCAGGTGACCGAGCCGACCCGCAAGGCCGCGGTGTTGCAGGCGCTGATGACGAAGCTCCAGCCCGAGGGCGGTCACGCACCGATCACCGCCGACGACCCCCGCTACACGCCCGCGGTCCGCGGCATCCTCATCCTGGAGGTCCGGCTCGACGAGATCGACGGCAAGGCCAAGCTGCTGCAGCACAAGGGCCCCGCCTCGCGGGACGCGATCGTGGCGGCGCTGTGGCGACGCGGTGAACCCGACGACGCACTCGCGATCGAACGCGTCCTCGCGGTCGGCGATGCGGCCCAGCGTCCGGCCTTCCTGCGCGGGCCGGCCGACACCACGCTGCACGTCGCGCTCGCGCCCGGCGACGCCGCACAGGCCGCAGACCTGCTCGCCGACGCCTACTGGAACGACATCTTCGATCACGATGACCTCGTCGGCGCGCACGAGGGCGCGACCGCGTGGGTCGGCGCGAAGCAGGGCGGAGCGCTCGTCGCGAGCGCGCGGGCGATCTCCGACGGCCACAAGCACGCGTGGATCTACGACGTGGTGGTGCGCAAGGACCAGCGCGGTCGCGGACTCGGTCACGCGGTGGTGCGCCTGCTGCTCGATCACCCGCGGGTGCGAAGGGCCAAGCGCGTGCACCTGGGTACCCGCGATCGCATGGCGTTCTACGCAGCGATGGGCTTCGTCGAGACGTCGACGGTGACGCGACCGTATCGCTCGATCGACATGGTGCTCGCCCGCCCTCGATGA